The Streptomyces sp. RKAG293 genome includes a region encoding these proteins:
- a CDS encoding GtrA family protein: protein MSGRQTVQSRLGSLYREVAKFGVVGGAGVLVNVGIFNLVRHSTGLQTVRASIIATAVSILFNYVGFRYFTYRDRDRSSRSKELGLFLGFSAVGLVIENAVLYVATYGFGWDSSLQSNIFKFAGIGVATLFRFWSYRTWVFKALPAREVAEQAESILASAEADTDSAPHSRTTQ from the coding sequence GGACGCCAGACCGTGCAGTCCCGTTTGGGGTCCCTGTACCGCGAGGTAGCCAAGTTCGGTGTGGTCGGTGGCGCGGGCGTCCTGGTCAACGTCGGGATCTTCAACCTGGTGCGGCACAGCACCGGCCTGCAGACGGTCCGGGCGAGCATCATCGCCACCGCCGTATCGATTCTCTTCAACTACGTCGGCTTCCGGTACTTCACCTACCGTGACCGCGACCGGAGCAGCCGCTCGAAGGAGCTGGGCCTCTTCCTGGGCTTCAGCGCCGTCGGCCTGGTCATCGAGAACGCGGTGCTCTACGTGGCGACGTACGGGTTCGGCTGGGACAGCTCGCTGCAGAGCAACATCTTCAAGTTCGCCGGCATCGGCGTGGCCACCCTCTTCCGCTTCTGGTCCTACCGGACCTGGGTCTTCAAGGCGCTGCCGGCCCGTGAGGTGGCGGAGCAGGCGGAGTCGATCCTGGCCTCGGCGGAGGCGGACACCGATTCCGCGCCGCACAGCCGCACCACGCAGTAG
- a CDS encoding ATP-binding protein, which produces MRRRLISSTLAVVLVVIAVFGLSLVIVETRTIESSAQESVDSEAVRLAGSVDSRRASGEKVDTGSLAQQVAADRFAIVRIPGSAPIELGTRPSGRVITSTQSGDDGASVVVEESRSKISQEIGRTLLVILAVALLAVLAAVILAVRQARRLGSPLTDLAETAERLGSGDPRPRHRRYGVPELDRIADVLDASAERIGRMLTAERRLAADASHQLRTPLTALSMRLEEIVATADDEDAVKEEATIALSQVERLTDVVQRLLTNARDPRSGSAVDFDLDDVIKQQMEEWRPASQSEGRTIIRSGTQGLRAVGTPGAVSQVLATLIENSLMHGAGTVGLHTRVTGNQAVVEVTDDGPGVPPDLGARVFERTVSGRNSTGLGLAVARDLAEADGGRLELLQQRPPVFALFLAQEDPTGRPRRPRGDAGASPA; this is translated from the coding sequence ATGCGCCGCCGACTGATCTCCTCCACGCTCGCTGTCGTCCTCGTCGTCATCGCGGTCTTCGGGCTCTCGCTCGTCATCGTCGAGACCCGCACGATCGAGAGCAGCGCGCAGGAGAGCGTCGACTCCGAGGCGGTCCGGCTGGCGGGCAGCGTCGACAGCCGGCGGGCCAGCGGGGAGAAGGTCGACACCGGATCGCTGGCGCAGCAGGTGGCCGCCGACCGGTTCGCGATCGTCCGGATCCCGGGCAGCGCGCCCATCGAGCTCGGGACCCGGCCCTCGGGCCGGGTGATCACCTCGACCCAGAGCGGCGACGACGGCGCGAGCGTGGTCGTCGAGGAGTCCCGCTCCAAGATCAGCCAGGAGATCGGCAGGACCCTGCTGGTCATCCTGGCCGTGGCGCTGCTCGCGGTGCTGGCGGCCGTGATCCTCGCGGTGCGGCAGGCCCGCCGGCTCGGCAGCCCGCTGACCGACCTCGCGGAGACCGCCGAGCGGCTCGGCTCCGGCGACCCGCGGCCGCGGCACCGCCGCTACGGGGTGCCGGAGCTGGACCGGATCGCCGATGTCCTGGACGCGAGCGCGGAGCGGATCGGCCGGATGCTGACCGCCGAGCGGCGGCTCGCCGCCGACGCCTCGCACCAGCTGCGGACGCCCCTGACGGCGCTCTCGATGCGACTGGAGGAGATCGTGGCCACCGCGGACGACGAGGATGCCGTCAAGGAGGAGGCGACGATCGCGCTGAGCCAGGTGGAGCGGCTCACCGATGTGGTGCAGCGGCTGCTGACCAACGCCCGGGACCCGCGCTCCGGCTCGGCGGTCGACTTCGACCTCGACGACGTGATCAAGCAGCAGATGGAGGAGTGGCGCCCGGCCTCGCAGAGCGAGGGGCGCACCATCATCCGCTCCGGCACCCAGGGCCTGCGGGCCGTCGGCACCCCCGGCGCGGTCTCCCAGGTGCTGGCCACCCTGATCGAGAACTCGCTCATGCACGGCGCCGGCACCGTCGGCCTGCACACCCGGGTGACCGGCAACCAGGCGGTCGTGGAGGTCACGGACGACGGGCCGGGCGTACCGCCCGACCTGGGCGCACGGGTCTTCGAGCGGACGGTCAGCGGCCGCAACTCCACCGGACTGGGGCTGGCCGTGGCCCGGGACCTGGCCGAGGCGGACGGCGGGCGGCTGGAGCTGCTCCAGCAGCGGCCGCCGGTCTTCGCGCTCTTCCTGGCCCAGGAGGATCCGACGGGGCGGCCGCGGCGGCCCCGAGGGGACGCCGGCGCGTCTCCCGCGTAG
- a CDS encoding response regulator transcription factor, with amino-acid sequence MTRVLLAEDDASISEPLARALRREGYEVEVREDGPTALEAALLGAVDLVVLDLGLPGMDGLDVCRRIRTEGHTFPVLVLTARADEVDTVVGLDAGADDYVTKPFRLAELLARVRALLRRGTTDAPQPSTHGVRIDVESHRAWMGDDELQLTAKEFDLLRVLVRDAGRVVTREQLMREVWDTTWWSSTKTLDMHISWLRKKLGDDATAPRYISTVRGVGFRFEKN; translated from the coding sequence ATGACCCGCGTACTTCTTGCCGAGGACGACGCATCCATCTCGGAACCGCTCGCGCGCGCCCTGCGCCGCGAGGGCTACGAGGTCGAGGTGCGTGAGGACGGGCCCACCGCGCTCGAAGCCGCCCTGCTGGGCGCCGTCGATCTGGTGGTGCTCGACCTGGGGCTGCCCGGTATGGACGGCCTCGACGTATGCCGCAGGATCCGTACCGAGGGACACACCTTCCCGGTGCTGGTGCTCACCGCCCGTGCCGACGAGGTCGACACGGTGGTCGGCCTGGACGCGGGTGCCGACGACTACGTCACCAAGCCGTTCCGGCTCGCCGAACTGCTGGCGCGGGTCCGGGCGCTGCTGCGCCGCGGCACCACCGACGCGCCGCAGCCGTCCACCCACGGGGTGCGGATCGACGTCGAGTCGCACCGCGCCTGGATGGGCGACGACGAGCTGCAGCTCACCGCGAAGGAGTTCGACCTCCTGCGGGTCCTGGTGCGCGACGCGGGCCGGGTCGTCACCCGTGAGCAGCTGATGCGCGAGGTGTGGGACACCACATGGTGGTCGTCGACCAAGACGCTCGACATGCACATCTCCTGGCTGCGCAAGAAGCTCGGCGACGACGCGACCGCGCCCCGGTACATCTCCACCGTGCGCGGTGTGGGGTTCCGGTTCGAGAAGAACTAG
- a CDS encoding oligopeptide:H+ symporter yields MASSLTKDAAPQGTPAPGGKTFFGHPRGLATLFMTEMWERFSFYGMKALLPLYLIAGGPGAEKGSQGGGLAMTAATAVAIYSIYMAMVYLLAMPGGWFGDRVWGPRKTVAIAAGIIMAGHLTLAVPGQAMFFVGLALVALGSGLLKANISTMVGHLYDGPNDPRRDGGFTVFYMGINIGAFAAPLIIGTVGQNYSWHLGFALAAVGMALGLIQFLLGTRHLSERSSVVPKPLSVEERNTTLRKGLLWLIAAAVFYGVVVLTGHYTLNWALVPITVIGLVIPVGVLVRIKKDKELSAAEQSKMSGYIWFFVAAAVFWMIYDQGGSTMSIFGETKTQGSMFGIDFPSSWFQSVNPLFVMALAPVIAWGWIWLSKKNREPSTTVKFAMGLFLIGASFVVFVVPMGLASDGTKVSPMWLVMIYMIQTIGELCLSPVGLSVTTKMAPAKYGSQMMGVWFLAVTAGDCTTSLLSIAGVDLNGTGMVGLEAALAILAGFAIWMYRKKVVALMGDVR; encoded by the coding sequence ATGGCGTCCAGCCTGACGAAGGACGCCGCCCCGCAGGGGACCCCTGCTCCGGGCGGCAAGACCTTCTTCGGCCACCCCCGCGGCCTGGCCACCCTCTTCATGACCGAGATGTGGGAGCGGTTCAGCTTCTACGGCATGAAGGCCCTCCTCCCGCTCTATCTGATCGCCGGCGGCCCCGGCGCCGAGAAGGGCTCCCAGGGCGGCGGCCTCGCGATGACGGCGGCCACCGCCGTGGCCATCTACTCCATCTACATGGCGATGGTGTACCTGCTCGCCATGCCCGGCGGCTGGTTCGGCGACCGGGTCTGGGGGCCGCGCAAGACGGTCGCCATCGCGGCGGGCATCATCATGGCCGGCCACCTGACGCTCGCCGTCCCAGGCCAGGCGATGTTCTTCGTCGGCCTGGCACTGGTCGCGCTCGGTTCCGGCCTGCTCAAGGCGAACATCTCGACGATGGTCGGCCACCTCTACGACGGGCCGAACGACCCGCGCCGGGACGGCGGCTTCACCGTCTTCTACATGGGCATCAACATCGGTGCCTTCGCCGCCCCGCTGATCATCGGCACCGTCGGCCAGAACTACAGCTGGCACCTGGGCTTCGCCCTCGCCGCCGTCGGCATGGCACTGGGCCTGATCCAGTTCCTGCTCGGCACCCGCCACCTGAGCGAGCGCAGCAGCGTCGTCCCGAAGCCGCTGTCGGTCGAGGAGCGCAACACCACCCTGCGCAAGGGCCTGCTGTGGCTGATCGCCGCCGCGGTCTTCTACGGTGTGGTCGTGCTCACCGGGCACTACACGCTCAACTGGGCGCTGGTGCCGATCACCGTGATCGGCCTGGTCATCCCGGTCGGCGTCCTGGTCCGGATAAAGAAGGACAAGGAGCTCTCGGCCGCCGAGCAGTCCAAGATGAGCGGCTACATCTGGTTCTTCGTCGCCGCCGCCGTGTTCTGGATGATCTACGACCAGGGCGGATCGACGATGTCGATCTTCGGCGAGACGAAGACGCAGGGCTCGATGTTCGGGATCGACTTCCCGTCCTCGTGGTTCCAGTCCGTGAACCCGCTCTTCGTCATGGCGCTGGCCCCGGTCATCGCCTGGGGCTGGATCTGGCTGTCGAAGAAGAACCGCGAACCGAGCACCACGGTGAAGTTCGCCATGGGCCTGTTCCTGATCGGCGCCTCGTTCGTCGTCTTCGTCGTCCCGATGGGCCTGGCCTCGGACGGTACGAAGGTCAGCCCGATGTGGCTGGTCATGATCTACATGATCCAGACCATCGGTGAGCTCTGCCTCTCGCCGGTCGGCCTCTCGGTCACCACGAAGATGGCCCCCGCCAAGTACGGCAGCCAGATGATGGGTGTCTGGTTCCTCGCGGTCACCGCGGGCGACTGCACCACCAGCCTGCTGTCCATCGCGGGCGTGGATCTGAACGGCACCGGCATGGTGGGCCTCGAAGCGGCCCTCGCCATCCTCGCCGGCTTCGCCATCTGGATGTACCGCAAGAAGGTCGTCGCGCTGATGGGCGACGTCCGCTGA
- a CDS encoding cupin domain-containing protein has product MTWRLLDLDAVRQIAVDPGLRPIEIGMAHQGAIDGRRPDADHPTSTLVLNGLHITWPPLVAFCKQLAAELGHPVTGNAYSTPAGSRGYGPHWGTHSVFLAQTAGSKVWQLSRPVFTDPLEPHRWTAVGFTDEQLARVTDHPDVEVELTAGQVLFIPRGWVHHGHTTTRRSLHITFGVQLLTRFWLVQQLLAHVTADPYLRAALPPDLSNNDMAALIAQTGQGLADQLAALDPHAPAAAVRTAQQLSVLGVE; this is encoded by the coding sequence GTGACCTGGCGGCTCCTCGACCTGGACGCTGTCCGGCAGATCGCTGTCGACCCCGGGCTGCGGCCGATCGAGATCGGCATGGCGCACCAAGGCGCCATCGACGGCCGCCGGCCGGACGCCGACCACCCGACGAGCACGCTGGTCCTCAACGGCCTGCACATCACGTGGCCGCCGCTGGTCGCCTTCTGTAAGCAGCTCGCCGCGGAGCTCGGGCACCCCGTGACCGGCAACGCATACAGCACCCCCGCGGGCAGCCGCGGGTACGGTCCACATTGGGGCACCCACAGTGTGTTCCTCGCCCAGACCGCCGGCAGCAAGGTCTGGCAGCTGAGCCGACCGGTCTTCACCGATCCGTTGGAACCCCACCGCTGGACGGCGGTCGGCTTCACCGACGAGCAACTGGCCCGCGTGACCGACCATCCGGACGTGGAGGTCGAGCTGACGGCCGGGCAGGTGCTGTTCATCCCGCGCGGCTGGGTCCACCACGGTCACACCACGACCCGGCGCTCCCTGCACATCACCTTCGGCGTGCAGCTCCTCACCCGCTTCTGGCTCGTACAGCAGCTCCTCGCCCACGTGACCGCCGATCCGTACCTTCGTGCGGCGCTTCCCCCGGACCTGTCGAACAACGACATGGCGGCGCTGATCGCCCAGACTGGTCAGGGGCTGGCTGACCAGCTCGCAGCGCTGGACCCGCACGCCCCGGCCGCGGCCGTCCGCACCGCGCAGCAGCTCAGCGTCCTGGGAGTGGAGTGA
- a CDS encoding WxL protein peptidoglycan domain-containing protein → MSRAKACAVLLTVAALLGIGLGPAAGPAGAADNGRWSVFPAPAGGAKDKTSTSQERQFFTLEAGPGTTVKDKVSVSNLSDAPMQFKIYGADAYNTPRDGGFAVRGPEETNKDIGTWVKLAQGSLTVPPRTRADIPFTLTIPDTATPGDHPGAIVALNTETDKTKGSVAVGVRRAVGARIYLRVSGPSLPALSVENVRIDHGQPWLPGTGESTATIHYTLVNRGNVSLLPRLRVKATGLFGNTLLDRQAKGLPLELLPGQQVELTEKWAGSPQFDRVSVKLTVTTDRGELNETAGASFFAVPWLATGVLLAGLALLTAWFIVRRRRNRPPRPVEEDPDPDTGTAGTAVGVTSVGSRGGQA, encoded by the coding sequence ATGTCGAGGGCCAAGGCGTGCGCAGTGCTGCTGACGGTCGCCGCGTTGCTCGGCATCGGTCTCGGTCCCGCGGCAGGACCGGCCGGCGCCGCCGACAACGGGCGCTGGTCGGTCTTCCCCGCCCCGGCGGGCGGGGCCAAGGACAAGACGAGTACCAGCCAGGAACGACAGTTCTTCACCCTGGAGGCGGGACCGGGGACCACCGTCAAGGACAAGGTCTCGGTCTCCAACCTCTCCGACGCGCCGATGCAGTTCAAGATCTACGGCGCCGACGCGTACAACACCCCGCGCGACGGCGGGTTCGCCGTGCGCGGCCCCGAGGAGACCAACAAGGACATCGGCACCTGGGTGAAGCTCGCCCAGGGCAGCCTCACCGTCCCGCCCAGGACCCGCGCCGACATCCCGTTCACCCTCACCATCCCCGACACCGCCACCCCCGGCGACCACCCCGGCGCGATCGTCGCCCTCAACACCGAGACCGACAAGACCAAGGGGAGTGTCGCGGTCGGCGTACGGCGGGCCGTCGGAGCCCGGATCTACCTCCGGGTGAGCGGCCCCAGCCTCCCCGCGCTCTCCGTGGAGAACGTCCGTATCGACCACGGCCAGCCCTGGCTGCCCGGCACCGGTGAGAGCACCGCCACCATCCACTACACCCTGGTCAACCGGGGCAACGTCTCCCTGCTGCCGCGCCTGCGGGTCAAGGCCACCGGGCTGTTCGGCAACACCCTGCTGGACCGGCAGGCCAAGGGGCTGCCGCTGGAACTCCTGCCGGGACAGCAGGTCGAGCTGACCGAGAAGTGGGCCGGGTCGCCGCAGTTCGACCGGGTGAGCGTCAAGCTCACCGTCACCACCGACCGGGGCGAGCTCAACGAGACGGCCGGTGCCTCGTTCTTCGCGGTCCCGTGGCTCGCCACCGGGGTGCTGCTCGCCGGACTGGCGCTGCTGACCGCCTGGTTCATCGTCAGGCGCCGCAGGAACCGTCCGCCGCGGCCGGTGGAGGAGGACCCCGATCCCGATACGGGGACGGCAGGGACAGCGGTCGGCGTGACGAGCGTGGGAAGCAGGGGCGGACAGGCGTGA
- a CDS encoding DUF4175 domain-containing protein — MRGRRLAAVLGAAALMVGGGAVLAAPAQAATAVDFQTHCIPPAVAGLPPIDGVSNATVSVAPANPKVGDTVTVTYTLTKAAASNPTDIALPADVVTPRASVVLGGVQTGAVAVTGPKSNPPIPGKGSFPPLVMTGTFVVTAPGAITLSPGDYTIHTSYILELDTVCTVTGGPAPVSETVTASPATTPNPRTLALGSAQGDPGTAVAVTGGHFTAGATVTVLAIAGSNPTADMTSATADAQGGFTASLVVNDLATTGIVAFEGASYDPATAAGPAAYKVNDNTPIPPGSQKLNASVTAGTLSMTQAGDTVEMTPVNFGDGGASTGALQTVTVKDFRGGAAGWSLTGAVTDFKGPGGAVIGADKLSWTPSCTAKAGSLSVCAAGSPGAVGTGGATLASTSNGTVTGGEFTADAGLSLNVPAYSGPGTYSGVLTLTLT, encoded by the coding sequence ATGCGCGGACGGAGACTGGCCGCCGTGCTCGGGGCCGCCGCACTCATGGTGGGGGGCGGCGCGGTGCTCGCGGCGCCCGCCCAGGCGGCGACGGCCGTGGACTTCCAGACGCACTGCATTCCGCCCGCCGTGGCCGGGCTGCCGCCCATCGACGGCGTGTCCAACGCGACCGTGTCGGTCGCGCCCGCCAACCCGAAGGTCGGTGACACGGTCACCGTCACCTACACCCTCACCAAGGCGGCCGCGAGCAACCCGACGGACATCGCGCTGCCCGCCGATGTCGTCACGCCCCGCGCCAGCGTCGTGCTCGGCGGTGTCCAGACCGGCGCCGTCGCCGTGACCGGCCCCAAGAGCAACCCGCCGATCCCGGGCAAGGGCTCCTTCCCGCCGCTGGTCATGACCGGCACCTTCGTGGTCACCGCTCCCGGCGCCATCACCCTGTCGCCCGGTGACTACACCATCCACACCAGCTACATCCTGGAGCTGGACACCGTCTGCACCGTCACCGGCGGGCCCGCGCCGGTCTCCGAGACCGTCACCGCGAGCCCGGCGACCACCCCCAACCCGCGGACCCTCGCGCTGGGTTCGGCCCAGGGCGACCCGGGCACCGCGGTCGCCGTCACCGGCGGACACTTCACCGCGGGTGCCACCGTCACGGTCCTGGCCATCGCCGGGTCCAACCCGACCGCGGACATGACCTCCGCGACCGCCGACGCGCAGGGCGGCTTCACCGCCTCGCTCGTCGTCAACGACCTCGCGACCACCGGCATCGTGGCCTTCGAGGGCGCGAGCTACGACCCGGCGACCGCCGCCGGGCCCGCCGCGTACAAGGTCAACGACAACACCCCGATCCCGCCGGGGAGCCAGAAGCTCAACGCCTCGGTCACCGCCGGGACGCTCTCCATGACCCAGGCCGGCGACACCGTGGAGATGACCCCGGTGAACTTCGGTGACGGCGGCGCTTCGACCGGCGCACTGCAGACGGTCACCGTCAAGGACTTCCGTGGCGGCGCCGCGGGCTGGTCCCTGACCGGCGCGGTCACCGACTTCAAGGGCCCGGGAGGCGCCGTCATCGGTGCCGACAAGCTCAGCTGGACCCCGTCCTGCACCGCCAAGGCGGGCAGCCTCAGTGTCTGCGCGGCGGGTTCGCCCGGCGCCGTGGGCACGGGTGGCGCCACGCTGGCCAGTACGTCCAACGGCACCGTGACCGGTGGTGAGTTCACCGCCGACGCGGGCCTGTCGCTGAACGTTCCGGCCTACTCCGGTCCAGGAACCTATTCCGGAGTCTTGACCCTGACCCTGACCTGA
- a CDS encoding LPXTG cell wall anchor domain-containing protein has translation MKHVMNSVLSRAAARGGVLALATATAAGAALLVAPAAHAETVDVAYSCQSPIGKKDAVSPIDITSVPSGSGYKLTMSFKKGVSSSPIELGKGAMNPSATIKVGGADSGSVSVVGTANDAAIPANTPIKINDLTGTYTPKKSGKVTFTAGVLTIKALGTVTTCNATNSPKPSLALDVKAAGGGGDSGATAPPDATLPQTGPADSAVALGTFGGTVLLAGVAGVLWLTRRAARTR, from the coding sequence ATGAAACACGTCATGAACAGCGTCCTCAGCAGAGCGGCCGCCCGCGGTGGAGTACTGGCCCTCGCGACGGCGACCGCGGCGGGTGCGGCGCTGCTGGTCGCCCCGGCCGCACACGCCGAAACGGTGGACGTCGCCTACAGCTGTCAGTCGCCGATCGGGAAGAAGGACGCGGTGTCGCCCATCGACATCACGAGCGTCCCGTCCGGCTCCGGCTACAAACTCACGATGAGCTTCAAGAAGGGTGTCTCCTCCAGCCCGATCGAACTCGGCAAGGGGGCGATGAACCCGAGCGCGACGATCAAGGTCGGCGGTGCGGACTCCGGTTCGGTGTCGGTGGTCGGCACCGCGAACGACGCGGCGATCCCCGCCAACACCCCCATCAAGATCAACGATCTGACCGGCACCTACACGCCCAAGAAGTCGGGCAAGGTCACCTTCACGGCCGGTGTGCTCACCATCAAGGCCCTCGGCACGGTCACGACCTGCAACGCCACCAACAGCCCCAAGCCCTCGCTGGCGCTGGACGTCAAGGCGGCGGGCGGTGGCGGCGACAGTGGTGCCACGGCCCCGCCGGACGCCACGCTGCCGCAGACCGGTCCGGCCGACAGTGCCGTGGCGCTGGGCACCTTCGGCGGCACGGTACTGCTCGCCGGGGTCGCCGGCGTGCTCTGGCTCACCCGCCGGGCCGCCAGAACCCGCTGA
- a CDS encoding ATP-binding protein, with the protein MSTTRPHAADDRGSDPGDIVVPEAGSARVLRLLGESAIVPRARDFTREALQAWGWLPASSPERRAAAEDVLLVVSELVTNACLHADGPDELRLIHSPKVLRLEVADSGAGEPEPRVPHRAGRPGGHGMFIVQRLCTDWGVARHPEQPGKTVWAELAAPA; encoded by the coding sequence ATGAGCACCACTCGGCCCCACGCGGCGGACGACCGCGGTTCGGACCCGGGCGACATTGTCGTGCCCGAGGCCGGATCCGCGCGGGTTCTGCGGCTCCTGGGTGAGAGTGCCATCGTCCCGCGCGCCCGCGACTTCACTCGCGAGGCGCTGCAGGCCTGGGGCTGGCTGCCCGCCTCCTCGCCGGAGCGCCGGGCCGCGGCCGAGGACGTGCTGCTCGTCGTCTCGGAACTGGTCACCAACGCGTGCCTGCACGCGGACGGCCCCGATGAGCTGCGGCTGATCCACAGCCCCAAGGTGCTGCGACTCGAGGTCGCCGACAGCGGGGCGGGCGAGCCGGAGCCGCGCGTTCCGCACCGGGCGGGCCGGCCCGGCGGGCACGGCATGTTCATCGTGCAGCGGCTGTGCACGGACTGGGGCGTCGCGCGGCACCCCGAGCAGCCGGGCAAAACGGTCTGGGCCGAACTCGCAGCTCCCGCCTGA
- a CDS encoding STAS domain-containing protein yields the protein MDRGMVGTAGRDRLHVDVRQHGTYAVVTPAGELDHHTAELLSEPLEACVAAGCTKLVVDCSQLDFCDSTGLNVLLGARLKAEAAGGKVHLAGMLPVVARVFEITGAEAVFTVHATLDEALQE from the coding sequence ATGGACCGCGGGATGGTCGGTACGGCCGGCCGGGACCGGTTGCACGTGGACGTGCGACAGCACGGCACGTACGCCGTCGTCACGCCTGCGGGCGAGCTCGACCACCACACCGCGGAGCTGCTCAGCGAGCCGCTCGAAGCGTGTGTCGCCGCGGGCTGCACCAAGCTCGTGGTGGACTGCTCCCAGCTGGATTTCTGTGATTCCACCGGATTGAACGTCCTGCTGGGCGCCCGGCTGAAGGCCGAGGCGGCCGGTGGGAAGGTCCATCTGGCGGGTATGCTGCCGGTGGTCGCTCGTGTGTTCGAGATCACGGGTGCCGAAGCCGTGTTCACCGTCCACGCAACCCTGGACGAGGCATTGCAGGAGTGA
- a CDS encoding RNA polymerase sigma factor SigF yields MTPRPDAITATTTSPSVGSEQEDLEEPEGLEGLPEIPPFETVGPVDARALSKTLFLRLETLDEGTYEYSYVRNTLVELNLALVKFAASRFRTRSEPMEDIIQVGTIGLIKAIDRFELSRGVEFPSFAMPTIIGEIKRFFRDTSWSVRVPRRLQELRLDLAKAGDELAQQLDRSPNVAELAARLRITAEEVIEGMAASNAYTASSLDAQPDEDDSEGALTDRIGYEDHDLEGIEYIESLKPLIAELPARDRKILSLRFTGNLTQSEIGEELGISQMHVSRLLSRTLARLRRGLLVEE; encoded by the coding sequence ATGACACCCCGGCCTGACGCGATCACCGCGACGACGACCAGCCCGTCCGTTGGCTCTGAGCAGGAAGACCTGGAAGAGCCGGAGGGGCTGGAGGGCCTCCCCGAGATACCCCCGTTCGAGACGGTGGGTCCGGTCGACGCACGAGCCCTGTCCAAGACACTGTTCCTGCGCCTCGAGACGCTGGACGAGGGCACGTACGAATACTCCTACGTCCGCAACACGCTCGTGGAGCTCAATCTCGCCCTGGTGAAGTTCGCGGCTTCCCGGTTCCGCACCCGCAGCGAGCCGATGGAGGACATCATCCAGGTCGGCACGATCGGCCTGATCAAGGCGATCGACCGCTTCGAGCTCAGCCGCGGCGTGGAGTTCCCCTCCTTCGCGATGCCGACGATCATCGGCGAGATCAAGCGCTTCTTCCGTGACACCAGCTGGTCGGTACGGGTACCGCGCCGGCTGCAGGAGCTGCGGCTCGACCTGGCCAAGGCCGGCGACGAGCTGGCCCAGCAGCTGGACCGCTCACCGAACGTGGCCGAGCTGGCCGCCCGGCTGCGGATCACCGCGGAAGAGGTCATCGAGGGCATGGCCGCGAGCAACGCGTACACCGCGAGCTCGCTCGACGCCCAGCCCGACGAGGACGACTCCGAGGGGGCGCTGACCGACCGCATCGGCTACGAGGACCACGACCTCGAAGGCATCGAGTACATCGAGTCCCTGAAGCCGCTGATCGCCGAGCTCCCGGCGCGCGACCGCAAGATCCTCTCGCTGCGCTTCACCGGCAACCTCACCCAGTCGGAGATCGGCGAGGAGCTCGGCATCTCACAGATGCACGTCTCGCGCCTGCTCTCCCGGACACTGGCGCGCCTGCGGCGCGGGCTGCTCGTCGAGGAGTGA